aaaataaaacacttaactgaaaatgaaatttatcaaagattcaacattaaaataaatgacggaataaaaatcaaaccgATCAAAAGCTCCAAGAGATTACATGCTTTCAGAAATAAAGTTCTACATCATTTTACTAtttgaaatggaaaatggaaaacaaagaGGAAGAGGCGAGAGCCTCCTCCCATACCGTCTGTTATCCTAAACTAACTACCTAAAATCTAATAAGTCATTTCCTTCTCTGCCTGCTGCTCTTATATAGCCAATCAACCGACATACTCCCGTGTAATACTCCTGCATTTCAGCTTGGTTCTTTGTCTGTTGTTCCCTAGCTTCCTTTGCATTTTTGTCTCTAGTAGCTATGAAGACTTTCTCATCAAATGTTGCCTAGTCGTGCCAACAGAAAATAAGGTAGGTTGGGCCCCTCCATTCTCCACCTAATTTTGTTCTCTTCTCCAATCATATGCTAGCCGAGAATACCACCTTCAGGATGCATGTCTCCTCTTCCTGCCAAGACCGTGAAGATGGCTGCTCCAAGCCTGGACATTTTCCTCTCCAACTATCAAGACCGTGGAGTATCTTCCTCAACTGGACCAGCTGCTGGACTTCTTCTTTGTTTCCACCGTCACACCACTTCAACTTGCTGGACTATGGTTTCTTCTTCAAGGTGTTGCACCGTGAGCTGTTGGATGCTCTACGTGAACTCTTCAAGTTGCTGCACCGTTCACACCAAACCTTTGCTCACTGTGAAGATAGCTAAGAGGATGAAGTCCTTGCTGCTGGACCGTGTTGGGTGTGCAAGAAGCTGGACGAATTCTTCTTCTCGTTTCCAATCAGCCGTAGCCTCCTCACGCTCCCAAGCTGCTGTCTTTATAGATGGTGTGTGCGTGTGCAGCTGCTCCAAAAATCATCACCCTTCTCCTTCCATTCTTGTAGTCCTAGTCTCTATGCTTATCTTCTCAAAGAAAGAAGCTCCCATCTTCTTGCTACAGCCACCGTTCCAGCCTTTGGTTTCCACAAACAACTGTGATTGTGGCTGCTGGATGTGCAGAATTTCCGTGTGCTTTTCCTCTCTTCCAGTTTGGTGGATGGAAGCTGATTTGATGCTGGAACGTGTGAAGGCTGAATGTGGAGCCTAAATAAATGCACCCTACAACTTCCAATTGAGTTGCACCCGTGACAGcactttcatctttttcttgaTATGCTGCCCTTGCCATAAAGAAAACCGTGAGCTTTGGCAAGAGTGGTGGTCCCtgtgtttttttcttcaaagGCCAAGAAGCCAATTGAAAATCACTTTCAGCAAAGAAAAATGTGGTAGCTCTTTTCTATGTAGGCCATGTCAACACTTCTACTAATTTGGAACTCCTCccatactttaattttaaacaagTATTGGTCCTTTGGTGTCTTAAAGGAATAAGATTCCTACTTCATGTAAAATGCCGAGTGGTATTGTCCTTGGACATCAACTTTCAACATGTGGtccctttttcttttgtcatgCTTTTCTAATGAGAAGTGGCCCACTTTTGTTTTGTTACTAGCTTTTGAAATTCATGACCGTATGCACTTTCACTTCCCATAGTAATAAGTGAATAAAATTCAGCATTTGGAATTCCTAGCATGTGTGGACGTGAACTTGCAACAAGGGTGGTCCCTCCTTTAATTCCAATTGTTTTGTTCTTGTGCTTGCCATCTACATTTCCGTGGCATTTACTTAAAATATGGATTCCTCCAAAACAAGAAGCACTCTTGTTATATtctaaaaaagttataaacCGTGAGATGCATTTGCAACATAGTGGTTCACttctcttttattccaaaaatgtTGCTTTTCAACATATATGGTCGTGTAAGGTGCTCCTACTTAATTACTTCCCAACAAAATTTAATCTCCAGTAATTTCCCTACGATTAAAACTGCAAATATTTAGTtctagataattcaaattaattaaaataagaatttctagtCAGAAtaagcacaattaggaaaacaGGGAAAATACttgacatttaagcacaattccctaattaattctagtacaataaactaagtgaagtgaagaaaataatgattcatcaataAGACGGACATTAGTGTAATAGATTGCTCACCTGAAAGCGCTGCCAGAATGCCTTTCTGTCGTCATgaggtattgctccccaagtaggccatggacttaaaaactgttgctttattgaacgtgtgatggcctgggaagcaaccctagatggaataaacctgcataacaaaactcatttcaattacaatatggtttaaacatcaaatgaTATCAACAGATTATaaacttaccctttaccatagggctcaatccatggtcgatcatggaggggcgggtcaagaTCTTCAgcatcaccacttgaatctggatcaccaagtggtgtgacagtctcagaaggaggtacagaagatgaggaaggtatagaagtagggtcagggagaggagtgggggtaataacaatagggggaggagtgggggtggCAATaacaggaggaggaagagggtctgctGCAGGGGTTGTAGAAGGGTGTGTTGCAGGAGGATGAGAAGGGTCTACTGCAGTGGTAGTAGAAGGGTGTACTGCAGGAGGaggagtagggtctactgcaGGTGTAGGAGTCTGTATactaggggtaggaggaggccccacagatgatgtaCTACCGGGAGCAGGGGTAGGTAGtctagcaggcaccctaagtacatactttggtgcctgcCGTTGCCTCTTTGTAGGCCTTGCTACCccttttcctttatcaggacgctccgaaccttgtcctgtcattactgcattCAAATGGTTACAAAAAAAgcgaaaaaatataaacaaataaagaagGATGAATTGTTTTCAAAGTCAATGTATAAGTAATTGCAAACAACTTaaagatggtattttagataatggtaatgaaatgatagtccaatttgctacaatagatgttcaacattcaatcatcgtcatcatcatcatcatcttcatcttcatcttcatcttcagcatcgtcttcttcttcttgttcttcttcttcatcgtcatcatcatcatcatcttcttcttcttgttcttcttcatcttcttcttcttcttcttcttcttcttcttcctcttgttcttcatcaccttgtattgttgcttctaattcatctccatcaccatcagggtcgaccaatgcggttatacgttcaacttcgaTAATTTCTTGTGattgtgacatttggtcaagttggtaggctacatcttcctcaacttcatttgagtctatgcgacctctaggcttcgtTTGTATTGCTACGGCCCAACCATGGTTGTCAATATTGCGaaatggtggatatggcacataataaacctgtctgacattagatggtagaatgaaaggatcaaaaggcccatatcttaatctctggttcagttcgacaatattaaagcgtggatcAACTCTAGTACCAGCTtcagaaggatcaaaccattcacaataaaaaagtatcactctgtttggagaagtagtgctgttgtactctaagtcatatattttatgaatgatgtcgtagaaatcatcataagacccctctgttaggcccttgacatacacaccacaatttgatgttttatttcctttagaccattcatgtgtatggaatttgtaaccattgatgaagtaagtgtgccattctttgacacatcgcattggccaattggagagatgtcttaactcttgaaccgtgggagttaatgcctgattaaaaacctacaaaggtactaacaaaattataaaagcaatagtcaaattaaccttgctTTAAACGTAGGGAAAACTACggacctgatttctaaaccaatggggaaactctgagtgtattctagcagaagtatttccttctgcgacttgctcagccacaacaaatgagctggtacaaatgaaattcattagtgtataacaattaAACCGTTTGATAGATTagagatggatgatgacatactcaaggtacggcttgacttcactgcaattgatcaagacatggacatgagcagagttgaattcagcatcagttaaccaatgagtgaattctttccctgcgtgacggcctgattgttggaaaactgataatgcaccttcacgtggttcaacttgccattgcatttcatttctgacatgagtgggggacaatatgaagttcttgaaataatgtgaacaaaaataagttgtctctctgtgcaagtaagctgcacaaattgagcCTTCCACTCTAGCTATATTTTTAACTGAgcgtttggattctcccataatgaaactaataatgtacataactatcatcagaatgatcttcatcatcctgctcctctaCTGATGGgtggactggtgtgggttggactgatgagggttggactgatgagggttggactgatgtgggctgctgagtGGCAGCAGGTGATGAGGAGGGTCGTGACTGGGTGGGAGTGATATTTTGTACGTCCTGTGAGGTTTGAGGCAAgactctcatgaccagggccttaaagtttgtaaactctgctctGAGATCAGTGATCTCCTGGTCACGTTGATGGAGTTCCTGCCTGAGTTGAAGAACGACCTCGTCAGGAGtactggtggaagaagaaggctggtgcttcagagtacctcctctggatgctgtatagtttgcagcaagctGTCCTGCACCATACACTCGTccttttttcttcccaccaacgatgtcgatccaacactgtgtcctacggatgtcatcatctgcattactggcatcatccggtgtaggagctgactcatgttcagatctaacctgtgaaagtctcgtagaaaagtcttcctgttgaaacattaaaagcaatgtcaaGGAACGATAGTATAACATAAATGAAcaattagtaatagtaatagtgttatttgcttacatgagtcttccaagatctttcatcaacaaattcattagttcccttccgaacatgagtctgtgcaaagacctcatcaacatggaccgcccgtcctagagcctgtgcctgtaacataattaagaattacaagcgtacatatgaaatagaatatacataacttatgtatgaaagaaaaagttatgtaatgagattataccatacgaatggcatgctcatgaatggtgatcgacccaccagtatgtagggtgccacccctttcagacgctctgttccgctgggctttggcacacttattgcggaactctactgtattccaatgggccagtaaagagttccaaatgtgTTCACCCAGCCAGTTAGGGCGTTGtcctgcattgcgggcatccctaaacatctctgatagccgatgagatgctttcatgtggaaatttctgtgtatctgactttcatgttcaggtttccactgcaccttcatc
The Vigna angularis cultivar LongXiaoDou No.4 chromosome 5, ASM1680809v1, whole genome shotgun sequence genome window above contains:
- the LOC128196635 gene encoding extensin-like, whose amino-acid sequence is MTGQGSERPDKGKGVARPTKRQRQAPKYVLRVPARLPTPAPGSTSSVGPPPTPSIQTPTPAVDPTPPPAVHPSTTTAVDPSHPPATHPSTTPAADPLPPPVIATPTPPPIVITPTPLPDPTSIPSSSSVPPSETVTPLGDPDSSGDAEDLDPPLHDRPWIEPYGKGFIPSRVASQAITRSIKQQFLSPWPTWGAIPHDDRKAFWQRFQVSNLLH